The Chrysemys picta bellii isolate R12L10 chromosome 3, ASM1138683v2, whole genome shotgun sequence DNA window aacaataaATTGCTCCAGGATTCAGTCCAGGAGCTACAGCTTGAAAATGGAACTCTTAAGGACATTAACAaggctttagaagaagaaaaagtagacttattagaaacaaacataagtttttcagatagtttaataaggcattcatacttaagcttttaagagccaaaatatttatttgtgtccTTTTTAATATCTAGTCTCTATTCTAATATAACATTTGCTATAACTTCTCCATTAGTAGCATGGAAATCTCATTAAATCTGTTATTTTATAAACTTCTGGCTATCAAAGATACAGGAGGTCTTTAGCGGGACACCTGAAAACATGATAAAATGTGCACGTTTTGTCTGTACCGTggcccagcttttctcctcatttggaacaaagaggtgattcctctcacctgtagaactgggaggtggaccagtgttgttgctgaaggctccaggactaagctccatccttcacctcaggccaccagaaattgtgtccaccagcagaacaagttggcggttcagtttctcccaacaactttgctttatcattaatttttgttcatttttctgctatattgatttcatttcaacttcttgctcctctttctctctcctcaagtAAGTTCTCTGGATCCGCAAACACAGCACTTCTCAGTAACTCCCTTTGACCACTAGTGCTGTGGTAGAAAAGCCCTGCAAAATCAAGCTAAGTCCAAGTAGTTCAGTGGGCAGCTTTTTAGGGGTCTTAGAGGGTAACCTACGTCTTGCTGCTACAAGCCACCAACCCTTGctgtgtgaggggatggggctttGTTGGGCCAGCGCACTAGTGCCCTGCATGcgcacataaacacacccatttgaAGCCCTGACTCCATTGTGAGAAGGAGCATGAGGATTCTCAAGGAGATGAGAACCCCACATAGTCTGCTCAGGAATAACACTTGGAAACTCCATATGCTCTGTGTCCCAAAAAGATAAATGGAATTGTCCCCTTTGTAAGGAagtaatatgtataattaatGAGCAGGAAGTATAAACATCAGGCTTTAAATCTTGTCTCTTGCCTTCCCATCCTTAGGATGTGTTTGCTGGGGTTTTCTCCTATATGCGGGTCTCCTGGAGTGCTCTGTATcagactcactgccccctcccaccctggagtaTATCTGGGTGTGCAGAGACACGTGTTACTTCTGTGAAGCCCTGTCTCAGGTGGCAGGGTAATGTAAattgttcatctctgcttttcaaccTGGGATCCTCTTTCAACCAGGGAAGGAGGCCCAAATTTGAGGTCACAATGGAGTGGGAATTGTCCCTGTCTGTTTATCAGGTCAAGGACCCAGGCTTTACCAGGGAAAGGAGTTTggagtctcctccccctctccataggcttgctcagcgttgaaggattaaagagcactttagacagtgtgtgcccagaacagaggcacataagaattccattccttatgtagctgcaccatcaggggattacagaggcatcaaggagaaatcccttcccatgttcAAAATGGCTCCTGCTTTACTGAGTAAAAAGCCCCAAGTGGTACTAATTCTCTTCGGAAGGGTGTAGAGAGACACCCCTTCAGGCACCTGGGGCCATCTAGCAAGCTATTCCAACAATCAGCATTTGTCTCAGTACCCCTACTTAGTTGAGagatgcccagagcagggtgattagcgtgctacctcacttctgtaaacaatcgggggaagtaccccatgtacagaaccacacaaaaaagaaatcccaaacccacatgactctctcagcactggaagccagtgtcttgaaaaaaacctcaataataataaactatctagtttctcatgctttcctcctttgagatcatcatttccggttaaaactagatgttaaattaaaatgtaaggaaaatttgaaagtttggggaacctaagtgcagcagtagtcctaccagagagagacatcgccatgcctccacttatggtgcaaaggaaacaataccttacttgccagggtctgtacttcaaaattagaccgtgtttaaacatgtcttttcactctgcCCCTAAGATTAACCATAACTGACTGATGTGATATTAAACATAACAGCGCAGTGTCTATACTGCATGTTGTAACATCATGTTAATGAACACATTAATTAATACCTTGTGAAACTTCCCACTGTAGACGTGCCCCTATTGTCTTTAAACTGCTTCTACTACCTCATTATGTCACACGCAACTTGTGAGAGCATATCAGTTCTGATGtatgcagaatttccatctaaattattaattaagtgattcttcttatgacagcactatttttgctaataatttagataggcgtttttagtttttaaacctgtccatctaggtgaatttcttcttatcaattccctctgcattttctagcctgcagtctttttctacttccatttgtggtgaatgacggactgtagttctgtgctctcgcttcagaaataaacacatgaaaaagcaaTCACGTAGCACAGTGTGGAGCCCGTATTGTGGCAAGCAGGCACTGAGTTACAGTGCTCACTCCATGCCCAGCTAGTGGAGCACTGTGCTTGATATTTACGTTATCCTGAAGTGTGTTTTATAAGGCTGCCAGATATCCACCATCCCTTTATTTTGGCATTCCAATGCACATAGGGtggacaaacctgcctggaccacatgcttttcagctgggttttgtcatttggttgttttgaatattctatttagattattatttctctatcaaggaaatctacacacatgtagctttccaataaacatgacttttatttttctctgttggaattagaagctgttataattcaattgtatattactaagtgaatctattatacaaatgcatattataacttttgtcgggttttttagttgcactgaacttttaatgacaggtgagatgccattagtgagagtttaatgcttatacagaagaatgaagtttcctattagcaactacaaacaattttttattttatagttggacAATCAGAAGTCTTCAATTCAACTGAAGAAGCAAAATGGATTTGCTTGCAGTAAAATGAAgacgtggatgaaatcctgtaagcagctagagaaggaaaaaaaaatgttgcagaaacaaattgctgaacatggtgctccattaaaggagcaaaagccaagtatggggtagtttaagaaggaaatgctctactagaatgttattataaggctgcaaatcattcatggaagtcacggtttccatgacctctgtgaattttgcagtgctggtgcagctgatcccaggaccaccccatcagctggggaagcccaggagccagccgcactggccgttgctccggcagcactaggcatggtccctggtgctgccctggagcaggagtctgggactAGTGGCAGCGGGATCCTGGGCATCCCCCCAGCAACAGCGTCACCCTGTTCTCTTTCCCCCACTCTCCAGCAGTCTTCAGAAGCGTCCCCCCTCCCAGTAGATTTAGtcacgagtatttttagtaaaggtcatgaacaggtcatgggtccgtcactttttgtttattgcccgtgacctgtccatgacttttactaaaaatacctgagactaaaacatagccgtaatcatgatcctgtttctaaccttaatgcatttatttatacaatatgttttcaaaacatgcattattacGTTCGATTCAGATGaggcgccagatcctcagctggtgtaaatcattatagtttctgaagctctgccattcacaccagctgagaatttggcccaagatctgTCTCCTCAAATTTCAGAGTCTCCTTCTATGTTATGAATAGAGATTTCCAATGCCtatgttttgaaatcaaaaatgatcttaggatgaaggggaggctattttttaaagaacattagagtggtgtgtataacttcttacaatgctttgtttgagacatgagagtgtaaaatgttggagtgtgtctgttctttccgttgctggccatcacaacaaagaaaattcacattctgggtatagatggctgatagttcagcatccaccatggagaaattgacatcttttagagtttatacatatgtccttccaaacagcttttggtgtccttctggcttgtagacagggagagaggagcaactcttaaagtgttatgattcagacaagtatcagaggggtagccgtgttagtctgaatctgtaaaaagcaacagagggtcctgtggcacctttaagactaacaaaagtattggaagcataagctttcgtgggtaagaacctcacttcttcagatgcaagtaagggaaatttccagaggcaggtataaatcagtatggagataacgaggttagttcaatcagggagggtgaggtgctctgctagcagttgaggtgtgaacaccaagggaggagaaactgcttctgtagttggatagccattcacagtctttctttaatcctgatctgatggtgtcaaatttgcaaatgaactggagctcagcagtttctctttggagtctggtcctgaagtttttttgctgtaagatggctacctttacacctgcgattgtgtggccagggagattgaagtgatcatcagtgatctacaacccatcctggacaatgatccctcactttcacagaccttgggaggcaggccagtcctcgcccacagacaaccagccaaccttaagcatattctcaccagcaaccacgcaccgcaccataacaactctaactcaggaaccaagccatgcaacaaacctcgatgccaactctgcccacatatctacaccagcaacaccatcacaggacctaaccagatcagctacaacatcaccggctcatttacctgcacgtccaccaatgttatatatgccatcatgtgccagcagtgcccctctgctatgtacattggccaaactggacagtcactacgcaagaggataaatggacacaaatcagctatcaggaatggcaatatacaaaaacctgtaggagaacacttcaacctccctggccacacaatagaagatgtaaaggtagccatcttacagcaaaaaaacttcaggaccagactccaaagagaaactgctgagctccagttcatttgcaaatttgacaccatcaggtcaggattaaacaaagactgtgaatagctatccaactacagaagcagtttctcctcccttggtgttcacacctcaactgctagcagagcacctcaccctccctgattgaactaacctgattatctccatactgatttatacctgtctctggaaatttccattacttgcatctgaagaaacatGCTTCAGACAGTTCCTCCATTTTCTAACTATCATCAGCCTGGTACTAGTCGCAGCTTTCTGGGACCAGGAAGTGCTGGAGTTTATTAACTTTAACAAATGTTTTGTAAGACACATACATTGGGGTTTTATTGATCACAAGCTTCAGTCATTTCAAGACTTGTCAGGGGCTAAGTATAGAGCTAATAGGACAACAGTTTAAAGTGGTCACCACAGtgtgtaaaatatactacaaCTTGTCTGCCATTAGCTAGGGTAAGTTAGGCTAGCAAATATTCATGAGTGTCCAATAAGCAGAATCACTAGCGGTATAAAAAGAGATCCATATTTCTGAGACGAGCTAGATTCAATTATATAcccaaaaattgttaaaataatggtaaggtggtaatgttaagcacttaaaagttaggaaatgccagaattaatgttgcccatgCATTGTGTGTCCAGGGGCAGATTCCAAAGGATCGGGATACCTGGCACGCTGACAGTAAATATGGCATCAACAGAGATCTCTTCTGTAAAGTAACCTTTACATGAtgtctggtttgttttatttggtatagtttactgtggttgcacaagcacacatcttatgtacttaattaacaaatgaatgattgagatcattgcattctaaactcatctttccagagtctccttaaagttatttgtacaggtaatgactctttcctttggtcaggtgctgatgaggttgccatctccctacatgagaatgagccagagtatgagctagacggactcccagaggtggtgaaaaaaggtaattgttacttcgttagaggagaagagaccacattggtggggagtgtgtgcgcgcacgcttaTCTAGAGAATCGTGTTGTCATATGTGTGACTTGGAAGCATTGTAAAAACTTGGACATCATCGGCCAGATTCAGCCCACGTATAGGTTGCATAAGTCCATTTAACTCAACTGCTTGTCAGAGCTGAGTTTAGCcgcatgtgctttaaaaaaaagccctagTATACAATTGAGGCTATAGGGGGCTAGTATATTTTGTTGTAGATGTATGTAATTTCTAGTGGTTTTGGGTTTTGGTCTGTGTGATGTCTTCCCATCTGTACAGTTTTGTAGTAtttgatgacaaaagcaaaacagccaaaaattctgaaatccagaatccaaatatcaggttgtagttttgaaaatcagtctagatacatgttgttgactttgggactcctccaaaaactttgcaaaagaccTCTGGCAAAAAGAGAGGGATTCTAGGCCCAGCCCTTCCCAGTATAAAAcacctttttcttctggttgagaggaaggggggaaatttttgcttaaacatttttaactgaatgttttttcattgaaatgtgctgcattgtcaaagccaaaatgtttcacggagatgtattgattcagacaaagtttttgctgggaaggtttctgaggtgcaaagtggactcttgcaaggaggaaggcccccaaattgaaaacctgatggttttgattcaatttcattttgtgaaagcatttgaaaggcttatggtttcattccaatctagaataaaaacaaattttgaaacctcgaaaGGTGTCGCAAGACAGAATTGTCGCCCTCCGGCCAGCTCCACTTAGAACAGTAGAAGAGAtatcattttcagatggaaatgattttccagttaatggtgttcctttaaagggaaaagagaacattttcttggGGAAAACGCTTTTGGCCATTTTAGTAGAGCTGCTGTTGCACAGATCCACACCCTTGCCTGAGTTCACCTATAAAATTCTAGGAACGCAAGATAATAATTCCcccattatattttattcagtgagtaaatgccattttactttcttaaattattaccagttgtcatctccatcttgaaatgagcaagatcagattgattagaacaataaagtaatttaagcaaccttggttaatagaagctgtttattttttagggTTTCCTGCTATTCCTATTGTGAAAACCGACCCTTACATTTTGTGCAGAACAACTTTTCACCTAAGGACCAGTCCCCGTCTTGCTGCCCAAAGCCAAAAATTGTCACCAGGTTCCCAACTTTTACAAAAAGGCAGGTCAGATAATCTTGGGGAGATCTGTAAACCGACAGCTGGTGGCAGCAAATCACAAAAGGTAACTgatcttaaaaatgtatctgaatgtgCAGGGCATGGGCAATCCACATCATGTATTTATCTCTCCAAGTGAGTTTGAAGATATGCCGTGTTATTCACACCTCCTTTCTATCTGCCATGAATATAGTGAAGGCAAGGTcatcaatgtaaatacaatcaataAAGCGTTGGCATATAACAAAGATCTGGGCATAATGGTAAACTTAAAATTGTTGGTATGATCAAATCTGTGATCTCATGCCAAGTGCTCATTAACTTGGTAAATAGAAATGAGGTAAATCTTCCCACTTTAATGCTcatcacaaatatttgattatttcttgaaagacctggctgcctagagcagggggtgcgtgtgtgcgtgcatagatggattacacacaaaagcactcaaaagttcagatatgctggaatgaaggctccttgtctcaatctctctgttcagccagccccagttctcttctcctcctcctcttagctCTGTGTCTTCTCTCAGTGTCTCCTACACATTCCTTTCCCCGTACCCCCGCCTTCTCTCATAGTCTTCTAGTCCTAGCCTCGCCTACTGGCTCCCTGtccttggccccctcccctcacccctgttCCAGTCCCAATCTTGGcatactccttgtcccagtctgccctcccacccccacccccccatttccCTTTTGTCCCGTCTGCATTTGAGTCCAGTATCTTCCGCCACCACCGTGCATGTGCACCAGCTTGGAGGGGTCATTGGGAGTACAGGAAAGAAAGGTTCctgtctcagttctggtgcttggcccaaagcagctgggaagaaccgttgcagggaaactctggcgttgacccctgcaggcctgggttggagcatatcagttgctctgtgaggatggctcagtgctgtgttttcatatccaggagctgtggggaaatggcacatgtgcagtcactctgtggggaataGCTCATGCGCAGTTTGGTTAGCACTAAGAGCTGTGTGAGATCCAAGTATACGCAGCGAGGAtgaaatcttcagagattttagctgctaaaaatctaaGAATTCTCTCTACTGAGAgtctgtgaactgtgatttttttcaaaggcttctaatttggccaaatttgggcaggttttcctggggatggcaaaaagcacattctctgacacaaaggccactccctgccaaatgacaagtccctgctccaacacatggagcttttcaaagaaaagttgccagaatattttaatatgagaaaaatgtagatttccctagccttgctcttgggaatagcttaaccattttggctgaaattctgcctctgtcccccacccccgaagaaaaagagcatgaggcagacatacagcatagaaaatttcagcccaagcaattaaagtttgtaaagttataagcagcagaaaacagggtcttgtaatgggaggagacaggtaaccttaataataaatgatCCTACTAGCTTTGCCAGTAATATATGTTggtaacaattttgtttttgctgttgcatTGCTGTGAACTTAGCCAATTTAAACAACACACAAAATCATTCTTTAAGTAACAAtcactacaaaaacaatcatgcttcaacaaattgtttaaagagatattctgttcccagagttttcattttttagGCCCAGACCCTGAAGTCGTTTCTCAGTCCTTATGCAaacttgatctgatttttttcctttgcttttaattattgagGACACTGGAATGAAAATTGATCTCATTCTTTAGAAGTTCTGGTACTGAACTTTGTCTTAatgcttgtattgtgatagcCTCAACCAGACACTGGTAACTGCATGTCCACAATCGGAGATTTTGCCCATTGCTAGAAAAACACTGTTAGAGTGACGGAACAATTAGAGAGGTGGCACACTATCTCCACAACTCTTAGGTCTAAAAAGGAATGCTTCCACAGTCTCTGCTTTCAGtggtaaaaattatttatttttagacttaGCCTTATATTTCTCAAGCTACTATTACAATTACGGATCTGTAAGGACTGTCTTCACTTTTTCCACTTGACATCAACATtttaacagcttttattttgataagTATTGGCGCTAGAAGGATAAGCCCTAATGCTCATCTCTCACACAGGACCCACATCAGTGTAAGTGGGAGGAGAATTGAGACCAATTACCTACACTATCAGAAGCTGTGGCATTTAGGATTTCAATTGTCGTGAAGCACACATTTATAACTACTGAAGTTTTAACTAATTGATGCTAAAATCATGTCAGAATTTGGTGGGAAGTGCAGGGGAGACAAGGATGATTGTAATAGCAGTGGGGACTGGAATTTGAGATAACCCCAAAGGtataaatattgtgaaatttttcaacagttttaCAAAGCTAGTGTTGAACAGCAGAACATCTGGACAAGatatcctctgcaggccagtgtaaaTGCTTCAGGATGAAACAACTTTTTCAAGTGCTATTATATGTACGGAATAAACTataggacatttacaaattcattatgaaatatcagtaattaaacttaaattacATATCTCAAAATACAGTTCTGCTGATTAGTGATTGAGCAAGAATAGACTAGACAAGGAATTACTGTGTACTACTCCTTAGCTTTGCCTATACCTTGTTATATTATGTGACTTGCGATTTGTAAAACTTGAACGTGGTGAGGAGTAGGTAGTTGCTGCAAAGCATTCTGCATagcactgttgtattttcaaagtgATCAATATAAACACTGAAGATTCTTGCATTTAGCGGGTGTCTGCTAATTCATGGTATTCGGTTGCTTGGAATGCGTCTCTCACTTCCTGCTGGTACTTAACAAgactattttttgttgtgttgCAGGTAGATGATACTCAACAGTGCCAAGCAGAAACAGCTATTGAACCCATGGAATCTAGTTCAAGATCTCTTTGCATAAATGAGCAACCCACAAAAACTGTTGCTCAGACCTCTAGGGAGAATTTTAACACTCACAAAGGCAGAGGTTCCTTGAGCACACAAACATCACCTGTGCAAAATGAAGAAGGCAAAAACTGTATAATACTGTAAAcctgagtagtataagggccctaccatcaata harbors:
- the LOC135982472 gene encoding centromere protein F-like isoform X1, which translates into the protein MMEQTMERVQKWQREVEINRRSLEEKRKEREKEVLRQLRALQTVAQQCKEMKLNQDLQQAKNDYDGLRAELDNAIAVKQHLENNSNELTERLCRAEEALLASQSKQNELRRNFEEMKKEKNRLCCQSDEKSQKIHQLEEALKIAQHLLKETQKDAEEMKNKSLSQKIELEAQEAELQHLKSNNKLLQDSVQELQLENGTLKDINKALEEEKLDNQKSSIQLKKQNGFACSKMKTWMKSCADEVAISLHENEPEYELDGLPEVVKKGFPAIPIVKTDPYILCRTTFHLRTSPRLAAQSQKLSPGSQLLQKGRSDNLGEICKPTAGGSKSQKVDDTQQCQAETAIEPMESSSRSLCINEQPTKTVAQTSRENFNTHKGRGSLSTQTSPVQNEEGKNCIIL
- the LOC135982472 gene encoding centromere protein F-like isoform X2, whose amino-acid sequence is MMEQTMERVQKWQREVEINRRSLEEKRKEREKEVLRQLRALQTVAQQCKEMKLNQDLQQAKNDYDGLRAELDNEMKKEKNRLCCQSDEKSQKIHQLEEALKIAQHLLKETQKDAEEMKNKSLSQKIELEAQEAELQHLKSNNKLLQDSVQELQLENGTLKDINKALEEEKLDNQKSSIQLKKQNGFACSKMKTWMKSCADEVAISLHENEPEYELDGLPEVVKKGFPAIPIVKTDPYILCRTTFHLRTSPRLAAQSQKLSPGSQLLQKGRSDNLGEICKPTAGGSKSQKVDDTQQCQAETAIEPMESSSRSLCINEQPTKTVAQTSRENFNTHKGRGSLSTQTSPVQNEEGKNCIIL